One Fusobacterium varium genomic window, CATATCTCCTATACACTCATATTGCAGATTTTTACAGATAAATTCTATTATTTTTTCCTCATCCATACCATCTAATTTTAAATTAAGTCTTTTTTCACTTCCTTGAACTATATAACATAAATTTTTACTGTTATTATAATAAGTACTGTTATAAAATGTTACATGTTTATATAGTTTTTTCATTTCTTTTATAAAATCAGCAAGATATTCTTTTCCAATTTCCAAAAAGCAGAGATTTGCCTTTATTTCACCTATTCTTTTAAAAAGTATTTCATAAAATTCTTCATAACTTTGCACCTTAGGCATTAGTCTGGCTTTCATATAAAAAGTATTGAGATTCCTTAAATTCCATGGGGGATCAATAAATAATACATCTGCTTTTTTCATAAAATCTGGAAGTTCATCAGTAAGATCATGGACCATAATGATATTTTTATCTATAGCATATGGAACAGCAGGTTTTAATGGATAATTTATATAAGAGCCACCATATTCCCATTTTTCAATCATCATTAACCTCCACCATTTCCCAGCTTTTTGAATAAGATTTATTTTTAAAAATTTCTGCAATACCTGTTATCTGTTTTAATCTGAAGACTTCTTCTTCTTTCATTCCTAAAGATTGAGCTATCATTTCATCTTCAAGACCTTTTTCATATAACTCTCTTACCAGCTCTCCCATAAGTTCAACCTGATGAACACCTCTGGCTCTGTTGAACTGTACAGTTGCTGTCATTCTTTTTTCTATATTATGATCTAACACAATTATTGGAATTTCTTTAGCTTTAAAATGTTTTTTTAAAATTTCATATCGATGGAAATCACCCACTATTATATACTTATCTCTACTCTTATCATATATAGTCACTACAGCAAAACAAAACCCATTGTCCAAGATAGATCTTTCTAATAAGTCCATATTATTAATTGC contains:
- a CDS encoding plasmid stablization protein ParB translates to MKYIKTKKGNIALPVINPIIVPIYKVEPNKVAINNMDLLERSILDNGFCFAVVTIYDKSRDKYIIVGDFHRYEILKKHFKAKEIPIIVLDHNIEKRMTATVQFNRARGVHQVELMGELVRELYEKGLEDEMIAQSLGMKEEEVFRLKQITGIAEIFKNKSYSKSWEMVEVNDD